The following are encoded in a window of Poecile atricapillus isolate bPoeAtr1 chromosome 21, bPoeAtr1.hap1, whole genome shotgun sequence genomic DNA:
- the CENPV gene encoding centromere protein V, protein MGRGAAGGARRSRRGGEAAGGTRRARGRNTGGTPAAAKAEPPGPSAIDLGAQSGRWAAFQERHRLSCEEAARLLLDAYEYRGLVKHTGGCHCGAVRFEVWASADLHVFNCNCSICTKKQNRHFIVPASRFKLLKGADNLTTYTFNTHCAQHTFCKTCGVQSFYTPRSNPDGYGIAPHCLDDGTVQTIITEDINGKEWEKAVREHKTIRDMSKP, encoded by the exons ATGGGgcgcggcgcggcgggcggcgcgCGGCGCTCCCGGCGGGGCGGCGAGGCCGCGGGCGGGAcgcgccgggcccggggcaGGAATACGGGGGGGACCCCGGCCGCGGCCAAGGCGGAGCCCCCCGGGCCCAGCGCCATCGATCTGGGGGCGCAGAGTGGGCGCTGGGCCGCCTTCCAGGAGCGGCACCGGCTGAGCTGCGAGGAGGCGGCGCGGCTGCTGCTGGACGCGTA TGAATACAGGGGTTTGGTGAAGCACACAGGAGGCTGTCACTGTGGAGCTGTCCGCTTTGAGGTCTGGGCTTCAGCAGATCTGCACGTGTTTAACTGCAA ttGCAGCATTTGCacaaagaaacagaacagacacttCATTGTGCCAGCATCACGTTTCAAGCTGCTGAAG GGTGCTGACAATTTGACAACATACACCTTCAACACACACTGTGCTCAGCACACATTCTGCAAGACCTGTGGTGTTCAGAGCTTTTATACTCCTCGTTCTAACCCTGATGGTTATG GAATAGCTCCTCACTGTCTGGATGATGGCACCGTGCAGACCATTATCACAGAGGATATCAATGGCAAGGAATGGGAGAAAGCAGTGAGGGAACATAAGACCATCAGAGACATGTCAAAACCCTGA